The following are from one region of the Nitrospirota bacterium genome:
- a CDS encoding HigA family addiction module antidote protein yields MSKRQVPYPTPGEILLEEFLKPMGITQYRLAKEIGVPQRRIGEIVAGKRGITSDTGLRLSRFFGLSDGFWERLQVDYNLAILRDKMAETLNKIRPHKLNTTAA; encoded by the coding sequence ATGAGTAAAAGACAGGTTCCATACCCTACACCAGGAGAGATACTTCTTGAGGAGTTTTTGAAGCCGATGGGTATTACGCAGTATAGGCTTGCAAAGGAAATCGGTGTACCCCAAAGACGCATAGGAGAGATTGTAGCAGGAAAGCGGGGTATTACCAGTGATACGGGCCTTAGATTGTCTCGTTTTTTTGGTCTTTCTGACGGCTTCTGGGAACGACTGCAAGTTGACTACAACCTTGCTATTCTCCGAGACAAGATGGCTGAAACGCTCAATAAGATCAGGCCACATAAACTGAATACTACCGCAGCGTGA
- a CDS encoding type II toxin-antitoxin system RelE/ParE family toxin, whose translation MIISFKCRDTEAMFKGKRIARFSGFESAAMRKLAVLNVAMKIEDLRVPPGNRLEALKGRRQGQWNIRINDQWRICFRFEGGNAIDVEIVDYH comes from the coding sequence ATGATTATTTCGTTTAAGTGCCGGGATACTGAGGCGATGTTTAAGGGAAAACGTATTGCCCGATTTTCCGGCTTTGAATCGGCTGCCATGCGAAAGCTGGCCGTACTTAATGTTGCTATGAAAATAGAAGATTTGAGAGTTCCCCCTGGCAACAGGCTTGAAGCCCTGAAGGGCCGCAGGCAGGGTCAATGGAATATTCGTATTAACGACCAATGGCGGATATGCTTCAGATTTGAAGGCGGCAATGCCATTGATGTTGAAATTGTGGACTATCATTAA